In Puntigrus tetrazona isolate hp1 chromosome 23, ASM1883169v1, whole genome shotgun sequence, the DNA window TGCACATGTCCTTGGTTCAGTTACAGTTTTGTCATCCTACCAAGCCTCTGATATGGACACTGCAGCGCAGCGGCTTGCCAGCACATCCGTGGAACCTGAAATGCATCCTTGAGCTATTTCGCTGTGGTACTTAAAGCAGATTAGCCATCGCATTTTCTCACTGCATGCGGCACGGCGATGCCAGGGTGAAGCTACGGCACGGAGGAAGGGACCGCAAAGGCATCCGCTGGCTGAAACTCTTACCTGTGGGGCGGGGCCTCTCGGTGGGACTGGTTCTGCTCTGTTTGGCGCAGAAGCCTCTGCCCTGCAGCAGAGCCTGAAGGGGGCTGTGTTCACGTGGAGGGGGCACGCAGCGAAGCCCCTTGGCGCAGCTCAGAGTGTAAACCCCGCAGGGCTCCCCCGACGCCAGCACAGTGGTGCTGGGCACCCCGGCCGGGTCCCTGGAGGCCCGGCCCACGCCCGAAGGGTGCCCGTCTTTGCAGCTCAGGCAGTTCTTGTGGGGGCCCAAGCGACCCGCCAAAGACCAGGATCCACTGTAGATCAGCAACAGGACAACGGGCGTCAAGTTGGAAAGGAAAGACATCTTGCGTCCGGGTCTCAGGTTCTCCATGCTCGGTTGTGTCGTACGTGGCTGATGCTATTTCTGGAAGTCTGTTTCTCTTTCCCCTCTCTGTTTCTTTGCTCGCTTTTCAGCTTGGTGAGGCTGCGAGCCGGGAGTCCCCTGCAGTGCCAGAGGATACAAACCGAGAACGAGTGAGAAACGGCAAGCAGCGGCTTTTAAAGATCTGAAAGGCGGTGATagagagcgagagggagagagcaCAGTTATGACACCTTCAGGGGCTGggactgagagacagagagagagagagagagagagagagagagagagagaggagggagagagaatgTGTAAGGGGGggtggaaagaaagagagagagagattatttttccttttagaaATCATCAAGCACTGCTCCAGCTTTCCCTCACCCATTATTGTATCTGGAAACATTCCTTTGCCCAGGATACTTACTCTGGCTATGATGGTTACTTTTTCTGCATCATCTGTGAAAATGTTAGAGCATTCTAGTAATCTTTGCCATGGTAACAATGAAGGCGAGGGATTCCATTTCTCTGCCGACTACGGTAATTTGCTTGTGGGAGAGTCGCACCATTAACCCTGTTGCTTCGAAGAATGCTAAAAAGATCAGCCACTTAATAGAAGTCCTGTTTTTTATAGAGCATTGTattatttgttacttttttaaccTTTTCACGATCTGTCAGATGCAGAAAAACTACTTATTAAAGTTGCGATGAAGGTGAAGTGGTGACGGATCTTTTCTTCCATTTGTGAAATACTTCAGAGCAGcgaaaaagacaaaatgtgaaGCAGGGATTTGGTTTGAAGTTCAGTTGATTGGATTTTGAGATGGATGTAGACGAACGTGAGCTTGAGGTTTTTCAGGGAAGATAGGAATTAACAAGAAAATGACACATATACGGACCAAGCAATCTCGATAATATCAACACGTTGAACATTGACACAAGAAATTTCTGAATCCAAGCCTCTACTTGTTTTAATTGACTCACTCATGATTTTTCAGTAGTTTGTTGGTTGCTCTTGGGATATGATATGAAAGAATGAATATAACGTTAACAACAAATTGTTCTTTGTGGTACCAAAAATTGTTCTTCTTGTTCTTCATCACTGTGAAGAATCTTtaagcacctttttttttaagagtgaagCTAATTGAACGGGTACCTGAATTGAGAACATTGCTTAATGATGGAGTGATTCAACCAACGGTGATTCTGCCacttaatagtttattttggaGAAGGAACCGTGTGGATAATTGGGGCAGTGTTTTCGCTGGAATGTTCTCAAGACGATATATGCCAGCAGCTAATAATGCAATCCATCAGCCTAGTCAACCAGATAAATCTGATCTCCTTGGAAGACTACATAAAGTTCAGAGTTGTCCTTTGGCCCAGATACCATTAATCGAGAGTTTATGAGTCGTCTTTTAGTGCCCAGAAGTCTCTGAGTGCTTTTGTTGAAGATGATGAAAATTCCATACAGTGGCCAAGGGGTTTATGCCAAGATTTATACCAACTATTTTTACCATCGGGATGCACCAAGCAGATGTGTCTGATGGGGTCTCTTACATGCAAAAGCCTGCTTTCAGGTCACACCCAGCTGAAGGGGTCCCATAAGGACAGAGTggtgtttatttgttgttgtcgtGAAGCGGCATGAAAGTTAAGATGTCAAAGATGGGGTGGTATGAGTGCAGAAGCAAACAGGATTTAGATGATTATCTTGCGATATTGACATGTGTGGTCATAGTTCTTTTTAACACAAACATGTTTGCCTTCTGAGTCTCGGTTTGTGCCGCAGAATAGATCTGTTTATCGGTTACGAATACCATTGAACGATCCCGATTTGTTAGGCCAGGCCTACTCTAGTTATTTAACTTCTGGAAACCACAAAATGTTGGAGTGTTCTTTGTTTAGGGAGAAGTCGGCTGGCTGGTGTTCTCTTATTAGAGTTGATTAGTCTTGGCAAAGAAGGCAAAAATCACCTGCCGTCTGACATTCCCATCCGTGCCACAGCACGACCCCATTCTCTGTTTCCACATGTTCTGGCTGGAGAATGTTCCAAGAAGCATGCCAAACCGATGGGGTCTCTCTGTTTCCAGATTCACCAGATTACACGGTTTTCCTCCTCTGTCTACAAGTCAGATTTCTATTGTTCCGGCTCTTATgcttctttttaaacttttctgCTTCCATTTGTCAGCGATTTCTCAGTGTAACTTACACCAAAAATTAGATGCATGCATCATCCTGTCTTTCAGATGTTACTGCCCATACGCTTACAGTACATTTAACTCCTGCAGTCATTATGAGTCACTATTACAAGGGGCCTTTAGATTGTGCCAAATGTTCTGTAACTCACTTTTAAGCTGTGTGAGGTAATAGAGCGCCAGACAGTTTTGATAGAAAGAAAATACGTCTTCacagtaaatgaaaaatggAAATAGTTGTGTCAACAATTGTGTTCATAATTTTAGTATTTGTGTCACTTCATTAAATTACATCACTtaatggattctgattggtctaACTTGGTATTCCCTCGCCAGATTCTTCAGAATAACAACCATTGACAAGGGAAATTATGTATATTGGACCACTTATACAGGATGAATGTCTCTCTTtaatctttaaagaaaaaatggtttcaaatCAATACTtgatgtaatttttaaaatgtggttttaCTTTAACGCATGTAATTGTGGCAGAATTCAAGTAATAATATTCAGTCAACTGCTCATCATTGCTAAATATATCCTCTTTGTTgggtttatttttgtgatgagGAAAAGCTGACTGCATATTGTCACTTAAATATAGCCACAAtcgtattttaaattaaaaaaacgcaTGATTCTACGACGATAACGTATGCTATATACTTAATAGGACACAGTGTAggctatacatatatacataccgtcttaaaaaaagtatatactttatgttttattcgttcattcatataaaattatatgtaagGCTTCCTAAAATTGACCAAACTAGTTTCTCTTGCGCAGTTCTTGAAGTCCAACTTGAAAAGCCCTGCGATTCGCTGCGAAGTATCTCATTGGTCAAACACCTGTCAATCACTTCTGTGATGCCTTTCATTGGTGCGTTGCATTCATTCGTCGACTGACGCCATCCAGGAAGAGCCGCTCTCACTTGTGCGAAGTTTGTCAGGTAGCTTAGCTAATGGAGTCGGTAGATAGAAGTAAACATAAGTGGCCTTAGAAAGCTATAACGTCTTACCTACTGATGTACATAAGGTACGTACGTGACGGCATACTATTTAGATGCGTTACACTGTAATGACTAGATATTAAACGGTTctgtatgttttgtattttatttcgaGTAGGCCTCAAAGCTAATAATTTGTTAGCTATGCAAGGTGATTAGCAGTGATTGAAACTAACCTGCTAGTACGAGCTATTGCATCTGTTACGTAATTATTCCCTTCTGTGTCGAATGTGATACAAacgttattttttaaaacacaatcatTATTTAAGTAGTAACGATGCACCGTTATAACAGAAGTTGGATAATAGTTTATTgttgacattatatatatatgtagcgTTAATGTAGTCAGTATTGACATAGCCACATGCTTTTGTCTGGACTTCTGTTTgtccaatgttttttttttatttatttattttttttatgggaAACAAATAATATCTGTATTTGTTGCTAAATGCTGTAGAGGGTGCCACCATGTTATTGACACGACAATTTTGGCAATCTAGAATTACGTTATGCTCTGTCATATCCTGGGTGTATGTATGACAGCTGACGCGTTAGTATCTATTGAGGCCTTTTTGGACTCTTAGATAACTCCTTATGGTAGTGTCGTTTACTGAA includes these proteins:
- the igfbp6b gene encoding insulin-like growth factor-binding protein 6b; translated protein: MENLRPGRKMSFLSNLTPVVLLLIYSGSWSLAGRLGPHKNCLSCKDGHPSGVGRASRDPAGVPSTTVLASGEPCGVYTLSCAKGLRCVPPPREHSPLQALLQGRGFCAKQSRTSPTERPRPTGPHPSNSGEIDKAPCRKLLNTVLRGLELTIFQSDRDIYIPNCDTRGFYRKKQCRSSKGMQRGHCWCVDEMGNTVPSRAGEDGILPCDGE